One segment of Rhodanobacter thiooxydans DNA contains the following:
- a CDS encoding OmpP1/FadL family transporter, giving the protein MHTSFRSFSGAARPLALAALSVAVMGALFAPGNADASAFQLKENSAKGLGRAYAGSATAGGDASVVANNPAAMSELDGTYFQADVTAINFSAKFSGSAHDVLGRPISGGNGGDAGTTLPVPAFFLASKVSDKLHLGFGFSVPFGFQTEYDRDWVGRYNGVKSKFQSLDATFSASYDLTDSFALGVSAIAQRTSAELSSAINFNAVGLGIQQGIGAQTAAGVAQIQAAIAAGQLSPAQGTAMIQAAVQQGQAAAAGVAAVTPPGVDGFARIKGDDWGYGYQVGGFWKLTPNDKLALNYRSKISHHLQGTGNFTTTPGYDLLLSNPALASSIPPFAHTTGTADFTTPAVISASYWHQAEKFGLGIDLAYTKWDVFKELRVKYGNPGQPDTAETFNWRNTVYASVGGDYYLNDKITLRAGIAVDTSPSYNAVRDVRVPDSTRKLATVGIGYKASEHFEVNASYAHIFVNQAHINSTSSTGDVVTGNFDDYGNLLSLSATYKF; this is encoded by the coding sequence ATGCACACGTCTTTCCGTTCCTTCTCGGGCGCTGCCCGTCCACTGGCCCTGGCTGCGCTGAGCGTTGCGGTGATGGGTGCCTTGTTTGCACCTGGCAATGCCGATGCCAGCGCGTTCCAGCTCAAGGAAAACAGCGCCAAGGGGCTGGGCCGGGCCTATGCCGGCTCCGCCACCGCTGGCGGCGACGCCTCGGTGGTGGCCAACAACCCCGCCGCCATGAGCGAGCTGGATGGCACCTATTTCCAGGCCGACGTCACGGCCATCAACTTCAGTGCCAAGTTCAGCGGCAGCGCGCATGACGTGCTGGGTCGCCCGATCAGCGGCGGCAACGGCGGCGACGCCGGTACCACGTTGCCGGTCCCGGCGTTTTTCCTCGCGTCCAAGGTGTCGGACAAGCTGCACCTCGGCTTCGGCTTCTCGGTGCCGTTCGGTTTCCAGACCGAGTACGACCGTGACTGGGTCGGCCGTTACAACGGCGTCAAGTCCAAGTTCCAGTCGCTCGATGCGACCTTCTCGGCCTCGTACGACCTGACCGACAGCTTCGCCCTGGGCGTCAGCGCGATCGCGCAGCGCACCTCGGCCGAGCTGAGCAGCGCCATCAACTTCAACGCCGTGGGCCTGGGCATCCAGCAGGGCATCGGCGCGCAGACCGCCGCTGGTGTTGCGCAGATCCAGGCAGCCATCGCGGCCGGCCAGCTCTCGCCGGCGCAGGGCACCGCGATGATCCAGGCGGCCGTGCAGCAAGGCCAGGCCGCCGCGGCCGGCGTGGCGGCGGTGACTCCGCCGGGCGTCGACGGCTTCGCCCGGATCAAGGGCGACGACTGGGGTTACGGCTACCAGGTTGGCGGCTTCTGGAAGCTGACCCCGAACGACAAGCTGGCGCTGAACTACCGTTCCAAGATCAGCCATCACCTGCAGGGTACCGGCAACTTCACCACCACCCCGGGCTACGACCTGCTGCTGAGCAATCCGGCACTCGCCAGCAGCATCCCGCCGTTCGCACATACCACCGGTACCGCCGACTTCACCACCCCGGCGGTGATCAGCGCCAGCTACTGGCACCAGGCGGAGAAGTTCGGCCTGGGCATCGACCTGGCCTACACCAAATGGGACGTGTTCAAGGAGCTGCGCGTCAAGTACGGCAACCCCGGCCAGCCGGATACGGCCGAGACGTTCAACTGGCGCAACACGGTTTACGCCTCGGTCGGCGGCGACTACTACCTCAACGACAAGATCACCCTGCGTGCCGGCATCGCGGTGGACACCTCGCCGAGCTACAACGCCGTGCGCGACGTGCGCGTGCCGGATTCCACCCGCAAGCTGGCGACCGTGGGCATCGGCTACAAGGCCAGCGAACACTTCGAGGTCAACGCCTCGTACGCGCATATCTTCGTGAACCAGGCGCATATCAACAGCACCAGCTCCACCGGCGACGTGGTCACCGGCAACTTCGACGACTACGGCAACCTGCTGAGCCTGTCGGCAACCTACAAGTTCTGA
- a CDS encoding YcgL domain-containing protein yields the protein MPCFVYASLRKADSYLWLAQRDAFDTLPEPLLLLLGELRFVMEVQLDEQRKLPVEDTAQVLEHLRTQGWHLQLPPQETLATANHPAYTHSPRDDRGE from the coding sequence ATGCCATGTTTCGTCTATGCCAGCCTGCGCAAAGCCGACAGCTACCTGTGGCTGGCGCAGCGAGATGCGTTCGACACGCTGCCCGAGCCGCTGCTGCTGCTGTTGGGCGAGCTGCGTTTCGTGATGGAGGTGCAGCTGGACGAGCAGCGCAAGCTGCCGGTCGAGGATACCGCGCAGGTGCTCGAACACCTGCGCACGCAGGGCTGGCACCTGCAGCTGCCACCGCAGGAAACCCTGGCCACCGCCAATCATCCCGCTTATACGCATTCGCCGAGGGATGATCGGGGCGAGTGA
- a CDS encoding coniferyl aldehyde dehydrogenase, which translates to MLQRLREAQAREQMPAWPLRAQRLHQLETMLLEQREAFATAIDADFGQRPREETDLLEIFPSLSAVRHALGHGRRWMKPRRRLADLLFLPARTELRPQPLGVVGIIVPWNYPLYLAIGPLVDALAAGNRVMLKMSEYTPRFSALFAGQVAKYLRPDEVAVVNGDADVAQAFSALPFDHLLFTGSTAVGHHVMRTAAANLTPVTLELGGKSPAIIGPGARFEHAVERIVFGKLVNAGQTCIAPDYVLLPRARVAEFIDLAGKAMARMYPRLERNTQYASIVSDRQYQRLAALRDGALAAGARVHPLGEATEDPARRLLPPQLLTEVDDSMAVMREEIFGPLLPLLPYDALDDAIAHVAARPHPLALYLFEHDQARIDRVLARTHAGGVSVNDTLYHIAQHGLPFGGVGASGMGGYHGEAGFRTFSHLKPVFRQARWNGAGLLNPPYGARFRRMLALLLNRG; encoded by the coding sequence ATGCTGCAGCGCCTGCGCGAGGCGCAGGCACGCGAGCAGATGCCCGCCTGGCCACTGCGTGCGCAACGCCTGCATCAACTGGAGACGATGCTGCTCGAACAGCGCGAGGCATTCGCCACGGCGATCGACGCCGACTTCGGCCAGCGCCCGCGCGAGGAGACCGACCTGCTGGAGATCTTCCCCAGCCTGTCGGCGGTCCGCCACGCGCTCGGCCATGGCCGTCGCTGGATGAAACCACGACGGCGCCTGGCCGACCTGCTGTTCCTGCCTGCGCGCACCGAGCTGCGCCCGCAACCGCTGGGCGTGGTCGGCATCATCGTGCCGTGGAACTACCCGCTGTACCTGGCGATCGGTCCGCTGGTCGACGCGCTGGCCGCCGGCAACCGCGTGATGCTGAAGATGAGCGAATACACGCCGCGCTTCTCGGCGCTGTTCGCCGGGCAGGTGGCGAAGTATCTCCGGCCCGACGAAGTGGCCGTGGTGAACGGTGACGCGGACGTGGCACAGGCATTCTCCGCACTGCCGTTCGACCACCTGTTGTTCACCGGCTCCACCGCGGTCGGCCACCACGTGATGCGCACGGCCGCGGCCAACCTGACTCCGGTGACGCTGGAGCTTGGCGGCAAGTCGCCGGCGATCATCGGCCCCGGCGCGCGCTTCGAGCACGCGGTGGAGCGCATCGTGTTCGGCAAACTGGTCAACGCCGGGCAGACCTGCATCGCACCGGACTACGTGCTGCTGCCGCGCGCACGGGTGGCGGAATTCATCGACCTCGCCGGCAAGGCGATGGCGCGGATGTACCCACGACTGGAGCGGAACACGCAGTACGCCAGCATCGTCTCCGACCGCCAGTACCAGCGTCTCGCGGCGCTGCGCGATGGCGCGCTGGCGGCCGGCGCACGCGTGCACCCGCTCGGCGAGGCGACGGAAGATCCGGCGCGGCGATTGCTGCCGCCGCAGTTGCTGACCGAAGTCGACGACAGCATGGCGGTGATGCGCGAGGAGATCTTCGGCCCGCTGCTGCCACTGCTGCCGTACGACGCGCTGGACGACGCCATCGCCCATGTCGCCGCCCGCCCGCATCCGCTGGCGCTGTACCTGTTCGAACACGACCAGGCCCGCATCGACCGGGTGCTGGCGCGCACCCACGCCGGCGGCGTCAGTGTCAACGACACGCTGTACCACATCGCCCAGCACGGCCTGCCGTTCGGCGGCGTGGGTGCGTCCGGCATGGGTGGCTACCACGGCGAGGCCGGCTTCCGCACGTTCTCGCACCTGAAACCGGTGTTCCGCCAGGCCCGCTGGAACGGCGCCGGCCTGCTCAACCCACCGTACGGCGCACGCTTCCGCCGCATGTTGGCGCTGCTGCTCAACCGCGGTTGA
- a CDS encoding ankyrin repeat domain-containing protein — protein MTQPKSRRRPPLLHALAWFIPGLLAVAVAGLVTHPLTLVPLLLANALTMAAICHAIGFDPEPHFGRTVLRRGAAHLVMFTGYTVLVFVLVAWPMLQLTHQPSLSAALVLAAALVLALVALWRLWPAFGLVFVWDDAYPSQRDGSWIFTATLRSIAFGRHLSLEERFFSHFLPAAFALLVLAFGAIALTGLYGVLSPEPRVAALAIYGVLLLPLGCLVIANRTLRALLCERHQPRRRSDVDGRAAPAPRPVLSEQERTAGTPEQAAALLAATRDGDIERALALVEAGADPDTAPGTDDRDQRPVLMLAALLPDTRLLRTLIARGADVNRASGGITPLLAATRDSWHGRAEAVLTLLANGASPLVTDAEGNTPLHGAALSGDAGVAAMLLDAAAPINALNKAGISPLATACRAANWPLAKFLLERGAKPAPADGEPALVAAAGIADDDAEGVKLLLKHRAAVNAVDARHRHALLAAAAEGHEQVARVLCAAGADVNLVDRHGSSALMEASRAGAGGIVQLLAEAQADAGLRDSHGRDALTLACQSPRAHADTVRALLALGAEPKTAGSDGRSALDHAAGAGRWDLVALLDPDTPLPASLSQDVLGEGNDTPAHLLDALRFGHWAIVSGFVERVRDWPQTELARLYLQLAAPGLGTARRWLLDHGLDAEARLEAPRIDDAETADAPSLPPLGQRLFDALLPQLPDATEALDDLLQAGASPAGAGLLAQALAHLNGAAQGAALPLNLLERGADPFGADARERTPLQLAATNAQLPLLQALLARGSDPNTRDRDGRTPLFAALEHGAQALPLARALIAHGADPEATDANGETPLGLALEHPAVERWLDWRDWPRPNRALRADDLPAAAKAGALASVQRLLELGFAVDTRDEQGATALLHACGAGHRDIAACLLDAGADATLPAHSGVTPLAAAVAARREALVALLLQHQVAVDQRLPNQATALMVAAAMGYPEIVEQLLDAGAAVNAVDDAGRSALHAAAQFGFEHNDSLRARRLFDRLLQHGADINHADHEGKTPLLLLLGAQLRPGSACDATHLGALVPLLLEAGARVEHADQRGVTALHACAMHALLPPARVLLSRGADRNAADAFGRTAADVARQLGYVDIAHELAARSGAIPSVRQTLRQPAQPAD, from the coding sequence ATGACCCAGCCCAAATCGCGCCGCCGCCCTCCTCTCCTGCACGCCCTGGCCTGGTTCATTCCGGGCCTGCTCGCGGTCGCCGTCGCCGGCCTGGTCACCCATCCACTGACCCTGGTTCCATTGCTGCTGGCGAACGCGCTGACCATGGCCGCGATCTGCCATGCGATCGGCTTCGATCCCGAGCCGCACTTCGGCCGCACCGTGCTGCGCCGTGGCGCCGCCCACCTGGTGATGTTCACCGGCTACACCGTGCTGGTGTTCGTGCTGGTCGCCTGGCCAATGCTGCAACTGACCCACCAGCCCAGCCTCAGCGCGGCGCTGGTGCTGGCCGCGGCGCTGGTGCTGGCGCTGGTCGCGCTGTGGCGGCTGTGGCCGGCGTTCGGTCTGGTGTTCGTGTGGGACGACGCCTATCCAAGCCAGCGCGACGGCTCGTGGATCTTCACCGCCACCCTGCGCAGCATCGCGTTCGGCCGCCACCTTTCGCTCGAGGAGCGTTTCTTCAGCCACTTCCTGCCGGCCGCGTTCGCGCTGCTGGTGCTGGCCTTCGGCGCGATCGCGCTGACCGGCCTGTACGGCGTGCTGTCGCCGGAGCCGCGCGTCGCCGCGCTGGCGATCTATGGCGTGCTGCTGCTGCCGCTGGGCTGCCTGGTGATCGCCAACCGCACGCTGCGTGCGCTGCTGTGCGAACGCCACCAGCCGCGCCGGCGCAGCGATGTCGACGGCCGCGCCGCGCCCGCGCCGCGTCCGGTGCTGAGCGAGCAGGAGCGCACCGCCGGTACGCCGGAACAGGCCGCCGCGCTGCTGGCCGCCACTCGCGATGGCGACATCGAGCGCGCGCTGGCCCTGGTCGAGGCCGGTGCCGATCCGGACACCGCGCCGGGCACCGACGACCGCGACCAGCGGCCGGTGCTGATGCTGGCCGCACTACTGCCGGATACCCGCCTGTTGCGCACGCTGATCGCCAGGGGTGCCGACGTGAACCGCGCCAGCGGCGGCATCACCCCGCTGCTGGCCGCCACCCGTGACAGCTGGCACGGCCGCGCCGAGGCGGTGCTGACCCTGCTCGCCAACGGCGCCAGCCCGCTGGTCACCGATGCCGAGGGCAACACGCCGCTGCACGGTGCCGCGCTCAGCGGCGACGCCGGCGTGGCAGCGATGCTGCTGGACGCGGCCGCACCGATCAATGCATTGAACAAGGCCGGCATCAGTCCACTCGCCACCGCCTGCCGCGCCGCCAACTGGCCGCTGGCAAAATTCCTGCTGGAACGCGGCGCGAAGCCGGCCCCAGCCGACGGCGAACCGGCGCTGGTAGCCGCCGCCGGCATCGCCGACGACGATGCCGAAGGCGTGAAGCTGCTGCTCAAGCATCGCGCCGCGGTCAATGCGGTCGACGCGCGGCACCGGCATGCGCTGCTCGCCGCCGCCGCCGAAGGCCATGAGCAAGTCGCCCGCGTGTTGTGCGCCGCCGGCGCCGACGTGAACCTGGTCGACCGCCACGGCAGCAGCGCGCTGATGGAAGCCTCGCGCGCCGGTGCCGGCGGCATCGTGCAACTGCTGGCCGAAGCGCAAGCCGACGCCGGCCTGCGCGACAGCCACGGCCGCGATGCGTTGACCCTGGCCTGCCAGTCGCCGCGTGCGCACGCCGACACGGTACGCGCGCTGCTGGCCCTGGGTGCCGAGCCGAAGACCGCCGGCAGCGACGGGCGCAGCGCGCTCGATCACGCCGCCGGCGCCGGACGCTGGGATCTGGTTGCCCTGCTCGACCCCGACACGCCGCTGCCGGCCAGCCTCAGCCAGGACGTGCTGGGCGAAGGCAACGACACGCCCGCGCATTTGCTCGACGCGCTGCGTTTCGGCCACTGGGCGATCGTCTCCGGCTTCGTCGAGCGGGTGCGCGACTGGCCGCAGACGGAGCTGGCCCGGCTGTATCTGCAGCTGGCTGCGCCAGGTCTTGGCACGGCGCGCCGCTGGTTGCTCGACCACGGCCTGGACGCCGAGGCGCGGCTGGAGGCACCGCGCATCGACGACGCTGAAACCGCCGACGCGCCGAGCCTGCCGCCGCTGGGCCAGCGCCTGTTCGACGCCTTGCTGCCACAACTGCCGGACGCCACCGAAGCACTGGACGACCTGCTGCAGGCAGGCGCCAGCCCGGCCGGCGCCGGCCTGCTGGCACAGGCGCTGGCGCATCTGAACGGGGCCGCGCAAGGCGCCGCACTGCCGCTGAACCTGCTCGAACGCGGCGCCGACCCGTTCGGCGCCGACGCCCGCGAGCGCACGCCGCTGCAACTGGCCGCGACCAATGCGCAGCTGCCGCTGCTGCAGGCCCTGCTGGCGCGCGGCAGCGACCCGAACACGCGCGACCGCGACGGCCGCACGCCGCTGTTCGCCGCGCTGGAGCACGGTGCGCAGGCGTTGCCGCTGGCGCGCGCGCTGATCGCCCACGGCGCCGATCCCGAAGCCACCGACGCGAACGGCGAAACCCCGCTGGGGCTGGCGCTGGAGCACCCGGCGGTGGAGCGCTGGCTGGACTGGCGCGACTGGCCGCGGCCGAACCGCGCGCTGCGTGCCGACGACCTGCCTGCCGCCGCCAAGGCCGGCGCGCTGGCCAGCGTGCAGCGCCTGCTGGAACTGGGCTTCGCCGTGGACACCCGCGACGAGCAGGGCGCCACTGCGCTGCTGCACGCCTGCGGTGCCGGCCATCGCGACATCGCCGCCTGCCTGCTCGACGCCGGCGCGGACGCCACACTGCCCGCGCACAGCGGCGTCACCCCGCTGGCCGCCGCGGTGGCCGCGCGCCGCGAGGCGCTGGTCGCGCTGCTGCTGCAGCACCAGGTCGCCGTCGACCAGCGCCTGCCGAACCAGGCCACCGCACTGATGGTGGCCGCCGCGATGGGCTACCCGGAAATCGTCGAACAGCTACTGGACGCCGGCGCGGCGGTCAACGCGGTCGACGACGCCGGCCGCAGCGCGCTGCATGCGGCGGCGCAATTCGGTTTCGAGCACAACGACAGCCTGCGCGCGAGGCGCCTGTTCGACCGCCTGCTCCAGCACGGCGCCGACATCAACCACGCCGACCACGAGGGCAAGACGCCGCTGCTGCTGCTGCTCGGCGCGCAGCTGCGCCCGGGCAGCGCCTGCGACGCCACCCACCTGGGCGCGCTGGTGCCCCTGCTGCTGGAGGCCGGTGCCCGGGTCGAACATGCCGACCAGCGCGGGGTGACCGCGCTGCACGCCTGCGCCATGCATGCGCTGCTGCCGCCGGCGCGCGTGCTGCTGTCGCGCGGCGCCGACCGCAACGCGGCCGATGCATTCGGGCGCACCGCGGCCGACGTGGCGCGGCAGCTGGGCTACGTTGACATCGCCCACGAACTGGCTGCGCGCAGTGGGGCGATCCCCAGCGTGCGGCAGACCCTGCGTCAGCCGGCACAACCGGCCGACTGA
- a CDS encoding glycosyltransferase family 9 protein gives MPAIPDSAVPGPVVIRFGRLGDTILLQPLLRKLRWRYGRPCQLLTLGDWSPVLYSAQPEVAGCIPLRSQYGPIWMRPRRWRAALALHRLRAAPFYICEPQLRTRTKIRPMLTLAGVPAEHCTFIEDMPSKADEHWVDWLLRFGDATPAAFRSLAGLPVAPACAAPELQVSAAERAECDAWPRAQGMLGRPLVLLQPANKRTMRWNGMRAAEDDDKSWPAERWASLVRAINCRLPQAQILLCGSPAETGYLRTVMAVTDRGASQVAAAALPLGRLKALLEIAHSMVSVDTGPAHLAAAVGCPLVVLMGARSPHMWMPRSASGSAVHLLGGLPVIRRVDEIDTAQVVAAWHALRPRGALAADLHGAEGAAAQSAGCAG, from the coding sequence ATGCCTGCGATTCCTGACTCCGCAGTACCCGGCCCGGTCGTGATCCGTTTCGGCCGACTCGGCGACACCATCCTGTTGCAGCCGCTGCTGCGCAAACTGCGATGGCGCTACGGCCGGCCGTGCCAGTTGCTGACGCTGGGCGACTGGTCGCCGGTGCTGTACTCGGCGCAGCCGGAGGTGGCCGGGTGCATTCCGCTGCGCTCGCAATACGGGCCGATCTGGATGCGACCGCGGCGGTGGCGGGCGGCGCTGGCGTTGCATCGCCTGCGCGCGGCGCCGTTCTACATCTGCGAGCCGCAGCTGCGCACGCGCACCAAGATCCGTCCGATGCTGACACTCGCCGGCGTGCCGGCCGAGCACTGCACCTTCATCGAAGACATGCCGTCGAAGGCGGACGAGCACTGGGTGGACTGGTTGCTGCGTTTCGGCGACGCAACGCCGGCCGCATTCCGCTCACTCGCCGGGCTGCCTGTGGCCCCTGCCTGTGCTGCACCGGAGCTGCAGGTCAGCGCGGCTGAGCGGGCCGAGTGCGATGCGTGGCCGCGCGCACAGGGCATGCTCGGGCGCCCGCTGGTGCTGTTGCAGCCGGCCAACAAACGCACGATGCGCTGGAACGGCATGCGTGCCGCCGAGGATGACGACAAATCCTGGCCGGCGGAACGCTGGGCTTCGCTGGTGCGCGCTATCAACTGCCGGTTGCCGCAGGCGCAGATATTGCTATGCGGATCGCCGGCCGAGACCGGCTATCTCCGTACCGTGATGGCGGTCACCGATAGGGGCGCGTCGCAGGTAGCCGCTGCCGCACTGCCGCTCGGCCGGCTGAAAGCATTGCTGGAAATCGCCCACAGCATGGTTTCGGTGGATACCGGGCCGGCGCACCTGGCCGCGGCGGTGGGCTGTCCGCTGGTGGTGCTGATGGGTGCCCGATCACCACACATGTGGATGCCGCGCAGTGCATCCGGCAGTGCGGTGCACCTGCTTGGCGGGCTACCGGTGATTAGGCGGGTGGACGAAATCGATACCGCACAGGTGGTGGCCGCGTGGCATGCATTGCGGCCACGCGGCGCGCTGGCCGCCGACCTGCATGGTGCTGAAGGCGCGGCTGCTCAGTCGGCCGGTTGTGCCGGCTGA
- a CDS encoding monovalent cation:proton antiporter-2 (CPA2) family protein, translating to MDSHHFLQTAVVFLLAAVIAVPLTKRFRLGAVLGYLIAGVVIGPQLLGLVHDTEGVATISEFGVELMLFVIGLELSPQRLWVMRRSVFGTGLLQVLATSVAIAAAGYFLFGLSGKGAAIVGGSLALSSTAFGLQILAERKEAGSAYGRQVFSILLFQDLAAIPLIAAVPLLASSTAQDFNLFAVLRTIGVIVAVIVGGRYLLRPVFRFVAKADSVEVFTATALLVVMGVALLMEMAGVSATLGAFLAGMLLADSEYRHELESNIEPFKGLLLGLFFISVGMSMDLSLLLHRPVWMLGLVLALLALKSVLLWPLGRLLGGLNRSDTLRLVVLLACGGEFAFVVLRQAAEQRLIGVAQRDALVLAITLSMALTPLLVVLAAKALNVRPNKPSREFDAIEADTPRVIIAGFGRVGQIIARVLRAQNIPFVALEHSADQVDQSRRFGSVNLFFGDPARPELLRAARADKAEVFVLATDDPEANLRTARLVRRQYPHLKIIARARNRQHVFRLMDMGVEEPIRETFHSSLKMTRKTLEALGLPHELAADRVERFRRYDEDLLKKQALVYDDETKLIQSTREAMLDLQQLFEADAERSAERERQREVDDPLRSED from the coding sequence GTGGACAGCCATCATTTCCTGCAGACCGCGGTGGTGTTCCTGCTCGCCGCGGTGATCGCGGTGCCGCTGACCAAGCGCTTCCGGCTGGGCGCGGTGCTCGGCTACCTGATCGCCGGCGTGGTGATCGGGCCGCAGCTGCTGGGCCTGGTCCACGACACCGAAGGGGTGGCGACGATCTCCGAGTTCGGCGTCGAGCTGATGCTGTTCGTGATCGGCCTGGAACTGTCGCCGCAGCGCCTGTGGGTGATGCGCCGCTCGGTGTTCGGCACCGGCCTGCTGCAGGTGCTGGCGACCAGCGTGGCGATTGCGGCGGCGGGCTATTTCCTGTTCGGCCTCAGCGGCAAGGGCGCGGCGATCGTGGGCGGCAGCCTGGCGCTGTCGTCCACCGCGTTCGGCCTGCAGATCCTGGCCGAGCGCAAGGAGGCCGGCTCCGCCTACGGCCGCCAGGTGTTCTCGATCCTGCTGTTCCAGGACCTGGCAGCGATCCCGCTGATCGCCGCGGTGCCGCTGCTGGCTTCCTCCACCGCGCAGGATTTCAACCTGTTCGCGGTGCTGCGCACGATCGGGGTGATCGTGGCGGTGATCGTCGGCGGCCGCTACCTGTTGCGCCCGGTGTTTCGTTTCGTGGCGAAGGCCGACTCGGTGGAGGTGTTCACCGCCACCGCGCTGCTGGTGGTGATGGGTGTGGCGCTGCTGATGGAGATGGCCGGCGTCTCGGCCACCCTGGGCGCGTTCCTGGCCGGCATGCTGCTGGCCGATTCGGAGTACCGGCACGAGCTGGAATCGAACATCGAACCGTTCAAGGGCCTGCTGCTGGGGCTGTTCTTCATCAGCGTGGGCATGTCGATGGACCTGTCGCTGCTGCTGCACCGGCCGGTCTGGATGCTCGGCCTGGTGCTGGCGCTGCTGGCGCTGAAGAGCGTGCTGCTGTGGCCGCTGGGGCGGCTGCTGGGCGGGCTCAACCGTTCCGACACGCTGCGCCTGGTGGTGCTGCTGGCCTGCGGCGGCGAGTTTGCGTTCGTGGTGCTGCGCCAGGCGGCCGAGCAGCGGCTGATCGGCGTGGCCCAGCGCGACGCGCTGGTGCTGGCGATCACCTTGTCGATGGCACTGACCCCGCTGCTGGTGGTGCTGGCGGCGAAGGCGCTGAACGTGAGGCCGAACAAGCCGTCGCGCGAGTTCGACGCGATCGAGGCCGACACGCCGCGGGTGATCATCGCCGGCTTCGGCCGGGTCGGCCAGATCATCGCCCGCGTGCTGCGCGCGCAGAACATCCCGTTCGTGGCGCTGGAGCATTCGGCCGACCAGGTGGACCAGTCGCGCCGCTTCGGCAGCGTCAACCTGTTCTTCGGCGACCCGGCGCGGCCGGAACTGTTGCGTGCGGCGCGGGCCGACAAGGCCGAGGTGTTCGTGCTGGCCACCGACGATCCGGAGGCGAACCTGCGCACCGCGCGGCTGGTGCGGCGGCAGTACCCGCACCTGAAGATCATCGCCCGCGCGCGCAACCGCCAGCACGTGTTCCGGCTGATGGACATGGGCGTCGAGGAGCCGATCCGCGAGACCTTCCACTCCAGCCTCAAGATGACCCGCAAGACGCTGGAGGCGCTGGGCCTGCCGCACGAGCTGGCGGCCGACCGGGTCGAGCGCTTCCGCCGCTACGACGAGGATTTGCTGAAGAAGCAGGCGCTGGTCTACGACGACGAGACCAAGCTGATCCAGAGCACCCGCGAGGCGATGCTCGACCTGCAGCAGCTGTTCGAGGCGGATGCCGAGCGCAGCGCGGAACGCGAGCGCCAGCGCGAGGTCGATGACCCGCTCCGCAGTGAGGATTGA